One Fibrobacter sp. UWB16 DNA window includes the following coding sequences:
- a CDS encoding DNA translocase FtsK, whose product MAVQKKKTVKKPKKTKVEPKTGAQEPDSYFVTMMVGYLVLLAGVILLLGCITISIVGEHENWLGNYFGVMFPSFMTFLFGRVAVVVFTAALVLWGLFIAIASLRAKLLRFAVGASLLVVNVSFLMSLKNFGDKSVSNDALSMSGGVLGEFFLQNLAIPVFGRVSYVAPLIILLTTLALILVLSFGVRPRHFKFVAQTMRYLTGLFGRRHKEDVEPKTEYVPNIRDERSEKKQLRRGVVMEDETMIFVPDSVKMRRRGKVEPFNGRHNWLTDDLDINRSEMQTQVGESFGLPQYAGNALPENAAGNAQPGNLQDAPLGNAGNVPAGATLGGADEDGVYEDPEIRRLEEELRLNERHMNALQILEIKERIGALRRARDLIDWEKGHKGRMQVKGDVRRTAGSETVDAAVGNAGGNVPPKQTKPMTVTTPKVASPKVAKPAGGDANSSTSANTIVRDATLSDSVATRAAIHAEELLGGDGAYVEDFPGSPAVDDDETYAPVVVTADEVSEDPTFGEGEFAGRSRGGEGRANAGESARPAAKAVQSAQIPPAPTASYDEYKIPEISKILDTHEVQTADYTEEELNAIGKMLEEKLENFKVKGRVIGCETGPMITRFEVEPGPGVKVSRFSALQEDLALPLKVSSIRILAPIPGKAAVGVEIPNRKFQTVFCRDVFMSEKFKPAHDKILVALGKDITGEAFTMDLAKAPHLLIAGQTGSGKSVCINALMASMLFSKTPDELRMILVDPKAVELKMYENIPHLLAPVITKPEIAIQALQWLCYEMDRRTEVLASAKVRNIGGFNAKFEAGELPDEVPEEDRGHRMAFIVVIIDEMADLMMVAGKEIEKSVARLAAKARAVGIHLVLATQRPSVKVITGIIKANLPTRISFKVASQIDARTVMDHAGAEKLLGRGDMLYKAVNDPDPVRVHGAFLSDEEAERLADACSDQNVFYPQVESFDVSGGEEGDEEGGGSMKNEKLDKLLFEVAQWAISVNGLSTSAVQRHFSVGYSRAGKIVDQLYGLGVCGPSKGNSKPRAMLIGMDELMQLERSGRFG is encoded by the coding sequence TTGGCTGTTCAGAAGAAAAAAACTGTAAAGAAACCGAAGAAGACTAAAGTAGAACCGAAAACGGGTGCACAGGAGCCGGATTCTTATTTTGTAACGATGATGGTGGGGTACCTGGTGTTGCTCGCTGGTGTCATCCTTTTGCTGGGTTGTATCACGATTTCGATTGTGGGCGAGCACGAAAACTGGCTGGGAAATTACTTTGGCGTGATGTTCCCGAGCTTTATGACGTTCCTTTTTGGGCGTGTGGCGGTTGTCGTGTTTACGGCAGCGCTTGTCCTTTGGGGGCTTTTTATCGCGATTGCTTCGCTGCGTGCAAAGTTGTTGCGCTTTGCGGTTGGTGCAAGCTTGCTTGTGGTGAACGTGTCATTTTTGATGTCGCTTAAAAATTTTGGCGATAAAAGCGTCTCGAATGATGCGCTTTCGATGAGCGGTGGCGTGTTGGGCGAGTTCTTTTTGCAGAACTTGGCGATTCCCGTGTTTGGGCGCGTTTCGTATGTGGCTCCGCTGATTATACTGTTGACCACTTTGGCTTTGATTTTGGTACTTTCGTTTGGGGTTCGTCCGAGGCACTTTAAGTTTGTGGCGCAGACGATGCGTTATTTGACGGGGCTATTTGGACGCCGCCATAAAGAGGATGTTGAGCCGAAGACGGAATATGTGCCGAATATCCGCGACGAACGCTCTGAGAAAAAGCAATTACGCCGTGGCGTGGTGATGGAAGACGAGACGATGATTTTTGTCCCGGATTCCGTGAAGATGCGCAGGCGCGGGAAGGTGGAACCTTTTAATGGCCGCCATAATTGGCTGACGGACGATTTGGATATCAATCGTTCGGAAATGCAGACGCAGGTGGGGGAATCGTTTGGGTTGCCTCAGTATGCTGGGAATGCTTTACCTGAAAATGCGGCGGGGAATGCGCAACCGGGCAATTTGCAGGATGCGCCGCTTGGGAATGCCGGGAATGTGCCTGCGGGTGCGACTTTGGGCGGTGCTGACGAAGATGGAGTCTATGAAGATCCTGAAATCCGTCGCCTGGAAGAAGAATTGCGTTTGAATGAACGCCACATGAATGCACTCCAGATTCTGGAAATCAAGGAACGCATTGGCGCACTCCGCCGTGCTCGCGATTTGATTGACTGGGAAAAGGGCCATAAGGGCCGTATGCAGGTGAAGGGCGATGTGCGCCGTACGGCGGGCTCTGAAACTGTGGATGCGGCTGTTGGGAATGCTGGTGGAAATGTCCCGCCGAAGCAGACAAAGCCGATGACCGTAACAACTCCGAAGGTGGCTTCTCCGAAGGTCGCAAAACCTGCGGGTGGTGATGCGAATTCTTCGACAAGTGCCAATACGATTGTCCGAGATGCAACGCTTTCGGATTCTGTGGCAACGCGTGCCGCTATCCATGCTGAAGAGCTTTTGGGCGGCGATGGCGCCTACGTAGAGGACTTCCCGGGAAGCCCTGCGGTCGATGATGATGAAACGTACGCTCCGGTGGTCGTGACGGCTGATGAAGTGAGCGAAGATCCGACATTTGGTGAAGGTGAGTTTGCTGGACGTTCTCGCGGTGGTGAAGGTCGCGCAAATGCTGGTGAAAGTGCGCGCCCAGCAGCGAAGGCTGTCCAGTCTGCACAAATTCCGCCCGCACCTACAGCCTCTTACGACGAATACAAGATTCCTGAAATTTCGAAGATTCTCGACACGCACGAAGTGCAGACGGCGGATTACACCGAAGAAGAGTTGAATGCCATCGGCAAAATGCTCGAAGAAAAGCTTGAAAACTTCAAGGTGAAGGGCCGCGTAATCGGTTGCGAAACGGGCCCGATGATTACCCGTTTTGAAGTGGAACCGGGCCCGGGCGTGAAGGTGAGCCGCTTCTCGGCATTGCAAGAAGACTTGGCGCTCCCGCTCAAGGTCTCGTCCATTCGCATCTTGGCTCCGATTCCTGGCAAGGCGGCTGTCGGTGTGGAAATCCCGAATCGCAAGTTCCAGACCGTGTTCTGCCGCGATGTGTTCATGAGCGAAAAGTTCAAGCCCGCGCATGACAAGATTCTCGTGGCGCTTGGCAAGGACATCACGGGTGAAGCGTTCACGATGGACTTGGCAAAGGCACCGCACTTGCTGATTGCAGGTCAGACGGGTTCCGGTAAGTCTGTTTGCATTAACGCGCTCATGGCGTCGATGCTCTTTAGCAAGACTCCGGATGAACTCCGCATGATTCTTGTGGACCCGAAGGCCGTGGAACTCAAGATGTACGAAAACATCCCACACCTCTTGGCTCCTGTCATCACGAAGCCCGAAATTGCTATCCAGGCGCTTCAGTGGCTCTGCTACGAGATGGACCGCCGTACGGAAGTCTTGGCATCAGCAAAGGTGCGTAACATTGGCGGTTTCAATGCAAAGTTCGAAGCTGGCGAATTGCCGGATGAAGTTCCTGAAGAAGATCGCGGCCACCGCATGGCGTTTATCGTCGTGATTATCGACGAAATGGCGGACCTCATGATGGTCGCCGGCAAGGAAATTGAAAAGTCTGTGGCTCGCTTGGCGGCTAAGGCTCGTGCCGTGGGTATCCACTTGGTGCTTGCTACGCAGCGCCCGTCCGTGAAGGTCATTACGGGTATCATCAAGGCGAACTTGCCGACACGAATCAGCTTCAAGGTGGCATCGCAGATTGACGCCCGCACGGTGATGGACCATGCCGGTGCAGAAAAGCTTCTCGGTCGAGGCGACATGCTTTACAAGGCTGTGAACGATCCTGATCCGGTGCGTGTTCATGGAGCATTCTTGAGCGATGAAGAAGCCGAACGCTTGGCCGACGCCTGCTCTGACCAGAACGTATTCTACCCGCAAGTGGAATCGTTCGATGTTTCGGGCGGCGAAGAGGGCGATGAAGAAGGCGGCGGTTCGATGAAGAACGAAAAGCTCGATAAGCTCCTGTTCGAAGTCGCGCAATGGGCGATTAG